CGGTGCCGACGACGACCGGGCGCGGGGTGCCGGGGGCTGGTTTGGCGGCATTGACGAACTTGTACTCGACGTCGGGGGCGGGCATCACGTGCGGGTCGCGCAGCTTTGCCAGCACGGCCTTGTCGTCGGCAACGGTCGCGTCGATCGAGTAGATCAGAACGATGGCGGATTTCTTGCGCGCGTCATAGCTGCGCTTGTAGACGGCAAAGTCGAGCAGTTCGGCGTCAGCGATGCCAAGGCGGGCCAGGATGGCGTCGCGCAGGGCGGCGTCCGGATGGTTCAGGGGGAGTTTGAGTTCGTTAATACGCAGCATGGGAGTGGTTGCTAGTGAGGCAACAAAAGTAGGACGGCAAAGGCCGTTATTTTACCCCGCCCCATCGGTGCCTGACGGTATGTCACCTAAAAAAACGAATAGTCTTTAAATCGTAAATACAAAGTATGTGTGATCTTTGAAGATTGTCACAGCCAAAGCGTGGTGGTGGTCTCCATTCGTGCCGTTTTACAACGACTTTTGTGGAACTATCGCAACGTCGAGCCGCAGAAATCCATAAAAAAATCCTGCCGCGCGCACGTCGAGAAGTGCACTGCACCAGGGAGTTTTCTGAGCTGTTTTGGTGAATGAACGCACCACGCGCGCACGCTGTCTCGTACCCACAACATTGTGCGAACGAAAATAACGAAATGCACACGTATATGCATAAAAAGTTGTTGACGCCACAACGTCCTATGCATGAACGTAGATGAACGTTCATTTTCTTTATGAAGGAAAAATGGCATGAACGTACTTACAGGGTAATGTGGGTGTACAGGGAGGGGCGCTACCGCGATCGGTGCTGGTGCGACCAACAACAGGACTGCCATGAGCGGTCCGGCAAAAAAGAGAAAGCAAATCACATGTTGAAGAAAACTGTATTAGTTCACGCATTGAGCCTGGCCTTTGGTGGCGCAGTGATTGGCATGGCTGCCATGTCGCCGGCAATGGCACAGTCGAATGCATCGGGTAGTGTCTTCGGTACCGTCGTTCCAGGCAGCAACGTGCAGGTTCTCATCGAGAATACCGACATCGGTATCCGCCGCACCCTGACCCCGGATGCACAGGGCCGTTTCGTCGCCAGCTCGCTGCCGAGCGGCACGTACCGCGTGTCCCAGTTGCGTGACGGCGCCGTCATCGGCTCGGTCAACGTCGAGACCGGCATTGGCCGCAACGGCGAAGCCATCTTCGCCGCCGCCGCACCGGTCGGCGGCGCCCAGGTCGTCCAGGTGACCGGTACCCGCGCCACCATCGACACCAGCAGCTCCGGCAGCAGCGCGACCTTCAGCGCGCGCCAGCTCGCCGCGCTGCCGATCGCCCGCAGCGTCGAAGCCATCATCCAGCTTGCGCCCAACACCACCACCGCCGACTCGCGCTTCGCAGGTGGCGCGTCGTTCGGTGGCGGCGCAGCCTCCGAGAACTCGTACTACATCAACGGTTTCCCTGTGACCAACCCGCTGACCGGCCTGGGCGCTGCCCAGCTGCCATTCGGCGCGATCGGTGAAGCGCAAGTGCTGACCGGCGGCTTTGGCTCCGAGTTCGGCCGTTCGATCGGCGGCGTGGTCAATATCGTCACCAAGAGCGGCACCAATACCTGGGAAGCCGGCGGCATCGCGACCTGGGAACCGAAATCGCTGCGCGCCAAACCGCACGATATCTACTACGCCAACACGGGCACCCCGAACAACACGGGCACCGACGGCACGCTGCGCCTGGCGCGCGCCGAAAACACGCTGGATCGCAAGGTGTATGGCGCCTACGTCGGCGGCCCGATCATCAAGGACAAGCTGTTCTTCTTTGCTTCGGCCGAACAAACCGATGTCGAGGAAGGTGTGGTCAACACCTTCCGCATCGCCACCAACAGCGGCAACGTGGGCTGGCGCGAGCGTGACACCAAGATCGAACGCTATATGGCCAAGCTCGACTGGAACATCACCGACAACCACCGCCTTGAATTCACCACGCTGGGCGACACGCCGGAAGTGAACAGTTCGGACAGCGGCTTCAATTACGCAACCCGCACCCGCAGCGGCGTTGTCAACTCGAGCTCGCGCCGCATTAACGTCGACAGCAACGGTGCCAAGATCAACACCCTGCGCTATGTCGGCAACCTGACCGACGACCTGACCGTGACCGCCCTGTATGGCCGTTCGAAGTCGCCGCACGAAAACTACTTCACCGGCTACAACCCGGACCTGTACCAGACTTCGGCGTCGCTCGACGCACGTGCCCCTGGCCTCAGCTACCCCAACCCGCAAAACATCAGCGGCAACATTCTGGCACCTGGCTCGGAAGACATCGTCGACTCGGGTCGTTTTGACGTTGAATGGCGCCTCGGCGCGCACACCCTGCGCGGCGGCTTCGACCAGACCAAGGTCGAGTCGGTTGCTGCCGGCGAATTCCGCGCCGGTGGCGGCCTGTGGACCTACTTCCGCGCCGGCACGCCGTCGGCGCAGATCGAAGGACCGAACGGTGTGCTGATCCCGTCACCAGCGAGCACCGGTACCGCGCTGGGCAACCAGGGCTACTACGTGACCCGCGATCTGTTCTCGACAGTCACGAATTCGTTCGGCGAACAAAGCGCGTGGTACCTGGAAGACCGCTATCAGGCGACCGATAACCTGCTGCTGACCTTTGGCGTGCGTAATGAGTCGTTCAAGAACCAGAACGATTCGAAGACCACCTTCCTGGAAATGAAGAACCAGTACCAGCCGCGCCTGGCTGCAGTCTGGGACGTCAATGGCGACGCCAGCTTCAAGGTGTACGCGACCATGGGCCGCTACTCGGTGCCGATCCCGACCCACATCTCGGTGCGTGGCGCTGGCCGCTCGACCTATACCGCGCAATACTACGGCTACACCGGCGTCGACGCCAACGGTGCGCCGACCGGCCTGACGCAGCTGAGCGAGCCGCTGTCGAACAACAACGAATATGGTCAGGACAAAGTTGTCGAGACCCTGGCAGCGCGCAATATGGAGCCGACCTACCAGGACGAAATTACGTTCGGCTTCGAAAAAGCCTGGTCGCCATCGCTGAACTTCGGCGCCAAGGCAATCCACCGCAAGCTGCAGTCGACCATCGATGACTTCTGCGACGTGCGTCCGTTCCAGCGTTTCGCCGCAGCCAACGGCATCGCGATCACCAACCCGCTGTTCGGCAACAGCTGCCAGACCTTCAATCCAGGTGAAGACAACGACTTCCTGGTCGACTTCTCCGGCGACACATCGAACCTCACGCCCGTCAGTCTGACTGCGGCGGACATGGGCTTCGACAAGCCGAAGCGGACCTACTCGTCGGTCGAAGCCTTCTTGGAACACCCGTTCCGCAGCGGCTGGTACGGCAAGGTGAGCTATGTATGGTCGCGCAACAAGGGCAATACCGAAGGCCAGGTGCGTTCGGATAATGGCCAGGCGGACGTTGCCGTGACGTCGTCGTGGGATTACCCCGAGCTGATGGAAGGCGCCTACGGCTACCTGCCGAATCACCGCAAGCACCAGGTCAAGGCGTTCGGCTTTTATCAGTTCAACGATGAGATCACCGTCGGTGGCAATGCGCTGATCGCGTCGGGCCGTCCGCGCAGCTGCATCGGCAGCGCCGCCAGCCCGGGCAATTCGCCGAACTATCCGAACCAGACGTTCTATTGCGGTGGCCTGCAGCGTTCGCAAAACGTCCTGACCCCACGCGGCTCGGTTGGCAGCCTGCCCTGGACCCACCGTTGGGACATGAACGTGGCCTACAAGCCTAACTTCATCAAGGGACTGCAACTGCGCGTCGATGTGTTCAATGTGTTCAACAGCCAGTCGGTGGCCAGCGTCACCGAGGCGTACAACAACGGCGTCAATGTCAGCAGCCTGTACCAGACGCCGCTGTCGCTGACTGCACCGCGTTATGCCCGTTTCTCGGTGATGTACGATCGCAAGTTCTGATCCAGTCGTTGTCAGGACAAACGCCAAACCGCCCCCCGGGGCGGTTTTTTATTGGGTTGCTTAAATACATTGTGTTGTATTTATCCAACTTTTGCGTTCACGCCCAATAATGGTGCATCGAAATAAAAACGGCGATTGCCACAGGTCAAATTCACCGCAATGCGCATCATCGTCAAAAAATTTTGATGATAAAAAGATCGTAAATACAAGATGTTGCACACCTTTAGCATTCGAATCACAGTTCCGCGGGATGCACCAGTTTGATATTGCGCCGCACCACCATTGCACTTCCCCGACTTTCAAAAAAATAAAGTGTTGTATTTCACACTCCGCATTATTGGTGCTCGGTTGACACTATTCTTGACGCCATGTTTTTATAGCTCCACTTGAATAACGTTTGGTTTCATCCAAGCACTTATTTAGGCTGATCGTCCCCAGTCAGACGTATGCATGAAAAATACTGCCGTCCAGAATGCGATAAACGGTCTACCTATTCCGGCTCGATAACACGATTCCGATGCTTGCCGGCCCAGGCGACCGGCAGGCACAAGCCTGCAGAATAGGCACTGAGCATTCTGGTGAGCAATCACCGATAAGAAAGTACGAGGAGAATCACCCATGATGTTGAAACTGAAGTCGATGCCCTTCGCGATTGCCTGCGCAATTGCCAGTGGCGCCTTGACCTGCGCAGCGCCGGCGTTTGCCCAGGCCCAGCAGGGCAGCACCGAACCAGCCGCGCAGCGCGTGGTCGTGACGGGTTCGCTGATCAGCCGCACCAACACCGAAACGCCGACCCCGGTCCAGGTGCTGA
The sequence above is a segment of the Oxalobacteraceae sp. CFBP 8761 genome. Coding sequences within it:
- a CDS encoding TonB-dependent receptor, with product MLKKTVLVHALSLAFGGAVIGMAAMSPAMAQSNASGSVFGTVVPGSNVQVLIENTDIGIRRTLTPDAQGRFVASSLPSGTYRVSQLRDGAVIGSVNVETGIGRNGEAIFAAAAPVGGAQVVQVTGTRATIDTSSSGSSATFSARQLAALPIARSVEAIIQLAPNTTTADSRFAGGASFGGGAASENSYYINGFPVTNPLTGLGAAQLPFGAIGEAQVLTGGFGSEFGRSIGGVVNIVTKSGTNTWEAGGIATWEPKSLRAKPHDIYYANTGTPNNTGTDGTLRLARAENTLDRKVYGAYVGGPIIKDKLFFFASAEQTDVEEGVVNTFRIATNSGNVGWRERDTKIERYMAKLDWNITDNHRLEFTTLGDTPEVNSSDSGFNYATRTRSGVVNSSSRRINVDSNGAKINTLRYVGNLTDDLTVTALYGRSKSPHENYFTGYNPDLYQTSASLDARAPGLSYPNPQNISGNILAPGSEDIVDSGRFDVEWRLGAHTLRGGFDQTKVESVAAGEFRAGGGLWTYFRAGTPSAQIEGPNGVLIPSPASTGTALGNQGYYVTRDLFSTVTNSFGEQSAWYLEDRYQATDNLLLTFGVRNESFKNQNDSKTTFLEMKNQYQPRLAAVWDVNGDASFKVYATMGRYSVPIPTHISVRGAGRSTYTAQYYGYTGVDANGAPTGLTQLSEPLSNNNEYGQDKVVETLAARNMEPTYQDEITFGFEKAWSPSLNFGAKAIHRKLQSTIDDFCDVRPFQRFAAANGIAITNPLFGNSCQTFNPGEDNDFLVDFSGDTSNLTPVSLTAADMGFDKPKRTYSSVEAFLEHPFRSGWYGKVSYVWSRNKGNTEGQVRSDNGQADVAVTSSWDYPELMEGAYGYLPNHRKHQVKAFGFYQFNDEITVGGNALIASGRPRSCIGSAASPGNSPNYPNQTFYCGGLQRSQNVLTPRGSVGSLPWTHRWDMNVAYKPNFIKGLQLRVDVFNVFNSQSVASVTEAYNNGVNVSSLYQTPLSLTAPRYARFSVMYDRKF